In the Bartonella apihabitans genome, ATATTCAATATCTTGTAGTGCTTTGGTAGCTTGAGGCTGGCTCGTGCCAACAAGCAATGCTGCTTTTTTAAGGGAGCCACATTCATCAATAGATGACAGTAGAAGAAGTTGGCGCAAAGTTAGGCGCATTAAAAAAAACTTATCATCCACCATGCCAGGTATCCCTTTTTATTATATCGATATGCAATAAAAATGGATTTACTACACATAATTCACTCATTAACGTCAATAATATACGTTATTTTTTGATAATTATCACAAAATTTATCACAGAAATAACAATTACAAATATCTGAGGAGACTGTGATGGGATTAATCAATTATGTAACGCGTGTTCAGCTTGGCTTTGGGATATTGGAAACGCTCCAAAGTGAACTTACACTTGCCGGTATAAAAAAACCAATTTTGGTGACAGATAAAGGAGTTCGCCAGCTTGGTATGATTGATACTGTTTTACAGCATCTTGATAATAAAGATATTGCTATTTTCGATGAGACGCCGGGAAATCCAACCGAGTTTGCTGTTCGTGCAGCTGTTGCTCTGTTTAAAAAAGTCGGTGCAGACGGGATTATTGCCTTAGGAGGTGGATCGCCCATTGATCTTGCGAAAGCGGTCGCTATTTCAGCTGCGCATGATGGCCCACTCAAGTCATTTGCCGCTATTGAAGGTGGTGCTGCAAATATTACAAGCAGAACATATCCGACGATTGCTATTCCAACGACTGCCGGGACGGGAAGTGAAGTAGGACGCGGTGCTATTATTATTCTTGAAGATGGTAGAAAAGTTGGCCTTTTATCTCCGTATTTGGTGCCTCGTGCAGCTATTTGTGACCCTACCCTTACTCTAAGTTTGCCTGCTAAGCTAACAGCCGCAACAGGCATGGACGCTATCTCGCATTGTATTGAAACTTATCTAGCACCTTCTTTTAATCCGCCAGCTGACGGTATTGCATTAGAAGGGTTGCGTCGTGCATGGAAGAATATTCAACTTGCAACTGATGTTCCAGATAACAAAGATGCACGTTTAAATATGATGATTGCTTCCACGATGGGTGCTATGGCTTTTCAGAAGGGATTGGGGTGCATTCATAGCCTCAGTCATTCGCTAGGAGGTTTGAATCCAACCTTACACCATGGCACTTTAAATGCTATTTTTTTGCCCGCTGTGCTTGAATTTAATGCGACAAGTGAAACCGCAATCAGTGAGGGGAAATATCAACGCTTAGCAGAAATTTTAGGTGCAAAATCATCTGCTGACGTTATGCAGGTTGTTGTTCAGAAAACAAAGCAATTGCGTCTTCCAACAAAATTATCTGAGTTGGGTGTTAAAAAGGATTTATTTCCTGCTATTATTGAAGGAGCGCTTAAAGACCATAGTCATGCAACTAATCCTCGCGTCGCTACAGCCGAAGATTATCGTATTATGCTTGATAAATCATTTTGATTTTGTCTTGCTTTTTAAAAATACCAATTGAAAAGAACTATTCAATGCAACTAACAGGTAACTTGTTGATTGGCGGTAATAGCCATTATAGAACAAACGGCTCATGTCAAACTGTTGAAGCTGTAACGGGAAATTTTTTGCCTACGCATTTTGGTGGAGCTACTTTAGAAGATGTGCAATAAGCAACAAAACTAAGCTGAAAAGCTTTGCCAATCTATCGTGCGACAAGTCTTGAAAAAAGAGAAAAATTTTTAGAAAAAAATTGCCGCTTTGATTGCTGCCACGGGTGATGATTTAATTGAACGTACGATGGAAGAAACAGGGCTTTCAAAAGTAGGCCGTGAAGGTGAGCGTATGCGCACTATCAATCAATTGAAGATGTTTGCAACAGAAGTGCGCTCAGGTCGTTTTCTTGATAAGCCAAAAGATAAAGGTGATCCAACACGTAATCCAGTTCCTAAGCCGGATCTCAAATTTTGTAATATTGCAATTGGTTCAGTAGCTGTGTTTGGTGCATCAAACTTTCTCCTTGCTTTTTCTGTTGCTGGCGTTGATACCGTTTCTACTTTTGCGGCGGGTTGTCCTGTTATAGTTAAGGCTCATCCCCGCCCATCCTGGTACATCTGAAGTTATAGGACTTTGCATACAACAATCTGTCGTCGAATGTGATTTACCTGCCGGTACTTTAGTTCTTTTGCATACTGTTGAGCGGAGCATCGGACAGGCTTTGATAGCCGATCCTTATATTCGTGCTGTCGTATTTACGGGGTCGCGTAGCCGTGGTCTTGCTATTATGGCCGTCGCGGCTAAGCGCAAACAGCCAATTCCTGTTTATGCTGAAATGAGTAGTATTAACCCTGTCCTATTACTACCTGTAGCATTGAAGGAAAATGCCTCAGCAATTGCTACGAGTTTTATCACTTCTTTAACTCTAGGCGCAGGTCAATTTTGTACTAACCCGGGCCTTATATTGGCTATAGCGATTGAAGGTCTTGAGGTTTTCTTAAAAACGGCAGTTGATGCTGTTCGTAAACAGGAGCCACAAACAATGTGAACGCCACATATTGCTGAAGCTTATCGTCATGGTATTTCTATTTTATTGCAAAATACACGTGTTGAAAAACTGTCTGACGGCCTTCCAGCAAATTATTTTCAATGTCAGGTAGCATTATTTGAAACTAAGGCTAGTGACTTTATCAACGATCATAAGATGCAAAATGAAATATCTGGATCGGTAAGCTTAATTGTACGTTTTGCAAATACTCAGGAGCTCTTTAACGTTCTAACCAAACTTGAATGACAGTTAACCATAACTGTCGATATACAAGATAATGATAAAGCAACTGTCAAAGAAATTTTACCATTGCTTGAGATCACAGCAGGTCGAACTTTAATTAACAGTTTTAGGACAGGTGTTGAAGTGTCATCAGCTATAGTCCATGGCGGGCCATTCACTTCAACATCAGATGGTCGTTCTACATCGGTGGAAATATCCGCTATTTATCGTTTTTGCGACCTGTTTGTTATCAAGATTTTAGTGCTGATATTTTACCCGATTTACTGAAATAAAATCGCCTACGCATCAATTTTTAAATTGATGAAATACGACACACCATAAATAATCACAATGATCACTCCAATGCCGGGAGGCTTTAAAGGAGGGTAGGGGGGGGCGGTTATGCAAAAATTATTTGATGTCAACGTGAACATCTTTCATGAACCATCAACTGTCTCAAAAAAAAGCGCGCTTACAAGACGTTTTATAAAAATTAAATTTAAAAAGAAAAACTGTTAAGTAATTCATTTTCTTTGGGAGGGAAGTTTTATGAACGTCAAGAATATTAAACTTAAACGTTTGAACTCCATTCAGTATACTTCTGTTGGTTTTCTTATCACAGTAGGCATTGTTATTTATTTAGATTGCAGGGCTCTTTCAATAGCAAATTCCACTATCAGTGCAGATTTGAATTTAAACGCTTCTGAAATGGGATTTTTGCTTTCAGTTTTTTTTTATCTTATGCTATTGCACAACTTCCAGTAGGTGGACTGCTTGATCGTTTTGGGGCACGCCTAGTTTTAGGTGTATCAATGTTTGTGTGGCTGCTAGCGCAATTTGTTGGTGGTTTGGTCCATACACTTCATCAATTTTTTATTGCAAGAATTTTTCTAGGAGTGGAAGAAGCACCGTAGTTCTATGCTGGAGCAAAAGTCGTTAGTGAACGGTTTAATCCGAAGGAATGTGGCACACCAACAGGCATTTTTGTGGTGTCATCAACAATTAGGCCTGCTTTAGCGCCACCAATCTTAACAGCTATGATGCTCTTAACGGGGTGGCCGTGGATGTTTATTATATTAGGTTTTCTTGGCATTATTGTATCTATTGGTTGGTATTCGATCTATCGTAATCGTAGTGAAGTTTCGTTGACACAAGATGAGATTGATCACTTGAGTATTGGCGAAGATAAACAAATTTCTAATGAAATGGCCAAGCCAAGTTTTCGCGACTGGATACGGTTATTTAAGTACGCAACCACTTGGGGATTAATTTTCGGCTTTATGGGCGTGATTTATATGCTTTGGTTGTTTTACCTAGCTACCAGTTTATCTATAACATCAACGCGGTCTTAATATTCATGAAACGGGTTGGATCGTTTCAATTCCTTATATTTTTGCTACAATTGGTATGTCAGGTGGTGGTTGGTTTGCCGATGGGCTTCTTGCTAAGGGAATTGCACCGCTTGCTAGCCGTAAATGGCTACTGACACTAGATTTAATCCTAGCTGGTGCCTTTATTATTCCGGCTGCTTGCACGCCAAGTCTTGTTTTAGCTATTATCTTTATTTCCGCGGCTATGTGCTGTCTTAATATGGCAAGCGGACTTGCCTGAGCAACTGT is a window encoding:
- a CDS encoding iron-containing alcohol dehydrogenase, whose amino-acid sequence is MGLINYVTRVQLGFGILETLQSELTLAGIKKPILVTDKGVRQLGMIDTVLQHLDNKDIAIFDETPGNPTEFAVRAAVALFKKVGADGIIALGGGSPIDLAKAVAISAAHDGPLKSFAAIEGGAANITSRTYPTIAIPTTAGTGSEVGRGAIIILEDGRKVGLLSPYLVPRAAICDPTLTLSLPAKLTAATGMDAISHCIETYLAPSFNPPADGIALEGLRRAWKNIQLATDVPDNKDARLNMMIASTMGAMAFQKGLGCIHSLSHSLGGLNPTLHHGTLNAIFLPAVLEFNATSETAISEGKYQRLAEILGAKSSADVMQVVVQKTKQLRLPTKLSELGVKKDLFPAIIEGALKDHSHATNPRVATAEDYRIMLDKSF
- a CDS encoding aldehyde dehydrogenase family protein codes for the protein MQQSVVECDLPAGTLVLLHTVERSIGQALIADPYIRAVVFTGSRSRGLAIMAVAAKRKQPIPVYAEMSSINPVLLLPVALKENASAIATSFITSLTLGAGQFCTNPGLILAIAIEGLEVFLKTAVDAVRKQEPQTM